The Helianthus annuus cultivar XRQ/B chromosome 16, HanXRQr2.0-SUNRISE, whole genome shotgun sequence genome includes a window with the following:
- the LOC110920087 gene encoding replication protein A 70 kDa DNA-binding subunit E-like, whose product MEVAEVSMLNDLNTFSNNYSIRVKIVSISKKMMNNNKNEIYHLDMIFMDEMGTMIQASCLHKMLGKFKEFLQLDECLLITKPSLATNKSFAKYTKRNDKISLYFYTSVEKCFDWSGPKYRFNFVNLKDVVKNKFEVNTVIDCIGYVDVCFNLEDTSKKDGSKGKRLNLRLEDIEGQKCPVTLWDGFDIDMFAYMNDKKREKYVVILCHFGMVNLYKGKRGVANGFELSRLFIDTDIEEISSFRKRYVEKISASSSSNDHVGSIVISSVEDEFLNNPDFMLIGFLGTISTTKKVLVVGTITAICTDKLWYYNGCNHCKSGVEERFVTKENPDGLSDVYHEKSLVCTNDKCEGVDIYSIPRFKIPIRVQDSSGTVSLTLFDFEAYKILQKTAKELVSIQDQVVNSGEIPNPYPEIFDTLIGKRYAFIISVKDYNIEHQVENYGISMATNDDEILSALCAKFNLNQHEQSESLDVPDSCSLSTPVDLMKDEMSYCGDNVTHASQALVGTKNPSSDETKRNIREVFDVDDALGCSSTKRRISDELSQDEDASVSTLLIPKIEK is encoded by the exons ATGGAGGTTGCAGAGGTTAGCATGCTTAACGATCTTAATACATTCTCAAACAACTATTCGATTAGAGTGAAGATTGTTAGCATttcgaagaagatgatgaataataacaaaaatgaaatataTCATCTTGATATGATCTTCATGGATGAGATG GGAACTATGATTCAAGCCAGCTGTTTGCATAAGATGCTAGGAAAATTCAAGGAATTTCTTCAGTTGGATGAATGTCTTCTTATCACCAAACCTTCTCTTGCTACTAATAAGTCCTTTGCCAAGTATACCAAGAGAAATGACAAAATATCACTGTATTTCTATACTTCTGTTGAAAAATGTTTTGACTGGTCTGGACCGAAATACCGTTTTAATTTCGTTAACCTCAAGGATGTTGTTAAAAATAAATTTGAAGTTAATACAGTTATTG ATTGTATTGGTTATGTGGATGTATGTTTCAATCTAGAGGATACGTCAAAGAAGGATGGGAGCAAGGGCAAGAGACTTAATCTTAGACTTGAAGACATTGA AGGCCAAAAGTGTCCGGTTACTTTGTGGGATGGTTTTGATATTGACATGTTTGCTTACATGAATGATAAGAAACGAGAGAAATAtgttgttatcctttgtcatTTTGGTATGGTCAACCTTTACAAAG GCAAGCGTGGTGTTGCAAACGGCTTTGAGCTAAGCAGACTTTTTATTGACACTGACATTGAAGAGATATCCTCTTTTAGGAAGAG GTATGTAGAGAAAATTTCTGCTTCATCTTCATCAAATGATCATGTTGGTTCAATCGTTATCTCAAGTGTTGAAGATGAGTTTCTTAATAACCCTGATTTCATGCTTATTGGTTTCCTTGGAACCATATCAACG ACAAAGAAGGTTTTGGTTGTTGGCACAATCACAGCTATATGCACTGATAAACTTTGGTATTACAATGGTTGTAACCACTGTAAGTCAGGTGTGGAGGAAAGATTTGTAACGAAAGAAAATCCGGATGGTTTATCTGATGTTTATCATGAAAAATCGTTGGTGTGTACAAATGATAAATGTGAAGGAGTCGACATCTATTCTATTCCTCG GTTCAAGATACCTATTAGGGTGCAAGACTCTTCCGGTACTGTGTCTTTGACACTGTTTGATTTTGAAGCTTACAAGATTCTTCAGAAAACTGCCAAAGAGTTAGTTTCAATTCAAGATCAG gTTGTTAATTCTGGAGAGATACCGAACCCATATCCTGAGATCTTTGACACATTGATTGGAAAGAGGTATGCTTTCATCATAAGTGTTAAAGACTATAACATTGAGCATCAGGTTGAAAACTATGGTATTTCAATGGCCACTAACGATGATGAGATCCTTTCCGCGCTTTGCGCCAAATTCAATCTTAACCAG CATGAGCAGTCCGAATCGTTGGATGTTCCAGATTCCTGCAGTTTGTCTACTCCTGTTGACCTTATGAAG GATGAGATGTCATACTGCGGTGACAATGTTACACATGCATCCCAAGCACTTGTAGGCACTAAGAATCCGTCTTCTGATGAAACAAAACGTAATATTCGTGAAGTGTTCGATGTGGATGATGCATTAGGTTGCTCCTCGACAAAGCGCCGCATTAGTGATGAACTCTCTCAGGATGAAGATGCTAGTGTTTCAACGCTTTTGATTCCAAAGATTGAGAAATAG
- the LOC110920086 gene encoding uncharacterized protein LOC110920086, producing MSKNSRSSSTAVNSSQRNLHNPLMRTPVSDISNRSPLSDITNVTSPNERRKLRKLILDNKKLKNVWSSSAANSSQRNLRSKSPLTRTPVSDISNRSPLSDITNFTPPNERRKLQKLTLDNKKLLNASSSSTNVRNIFSDKANMVECSDSTDQHIYSIACPAVRNATGSLISTTPGTPADSNSRYSITSSIISSNNQLILGSNSTLTRLSSGKRNLEHKKRDNTPVPMLSLDSDQENVFFCTDEEPYKGISKDYLDHGDQVLTCQLCSAKLWASEGGKGRLTLNKLCYGMCCGYGKVQLPPLKDAHPSYQNLFSSSNPKSKFFPKNIRRYNSMFSFTSMGGKLDSNINKGNAPFIYRISGQNYHCMGSLKPPAGNEAKFCQLYIHDNENEITNRQAFLSKRIKPSSPADKELDVEMIKYLRALLDSQNMLVKTYRMVRNHFHQSPDANLSLRLIYRREKDGRTYNLPTTSEVAALVVGDIDKAIDHRDIVVQTQSGMLQRISELHPSYLALQYPLLFPYGDDGYRVDIPHRDFMLLQQFLVDAYTMIESERLNYIRRQQANLRSETFENLQKYKSKGKEVLTDTGKPVILPSSFTGGARYMQQNYLDAMALCKWKLDSLIKDFKDSKYFGEINAVVYTVEFQKRGLPYAHICLFMKVDHKLPTIDHIDPFISAEIPDKKEDHEVYSLVTDYMIHGPCGNANLNCPCMVDKRCSKNFLKKFTPHITIDSNGFPVYRRRDSGHTVIKSGVRLDNRNVVPYNKRLLKRYQAHINVEWCNQAGSVKYLFKYINKGPDMATTVVSSDTSSTIKEKPKDEIKEYYDCRYISACEASWRIFSNEVHYRYPVVMRLPFHLPGQQNVVYGADDDIDNVLSKPSIASSIFMQWMKLNETNKDARKLTYVEFPSKFVWILKDRCCQCVGRIHSVSPALGEPYFLRILLNKVKGPRSFEEIRTVNGQLFPTFRDACYAMGLLDDDNEYVEAIKEASFEGHAGYLRALFATLLLSNTLSRPEFVWENTWKYLADDIVYRRQKETNISGLVLPEHQIKNLTLLKIENYLISNGSSL from the exons ATGTCAAAGAATTCACGTTCATCTTCTACAGCAGTTAATTCATCTCAACGAAATTTACATA ATCCTCTTATGAGAACTCCTGTTTCAGATATCTCTAACAGATCTCCTCTTTCAGATATCACAAATG TTACTTCACCGAATGAAAGGCGTAAGCTTCGAAAATTAATACTTGATAATAAGAAATTAAAGAATGTGTGGTCATCATCAGCTGCTAATTCATCTCAACGAAATTTACGTAGTAAGA GTCCTCTTACGAGAACTCCTGTTTCAGATATCTCTAACAGATCTCCTCTTTCAGATATCACAAATT TTACTCCACCGAATGAAAGGCGTAAGCTTCAAAAATTAACACTTGATAATAAGAAATTGTTAAatgcatcgtcatcatcaacgaATGTTCGTAACATCTTTTCTGACAAAGCAAATATGGTTGAATGTTCTGATTCTACGGATCAACATATATACTCCATTGCGTGTCCAGCAGTTAGAAATGCTACTGGTTCTTTAATTTCAACTACACCAG GTACACCAGCAGATAGCAACAGTCGATATTCCATTACTTCTAGCATCATTAGCAGTAACAATCAGTTGATATTGGGTAGTAACTCTACGCTTACACGGCTGTCTTCTGGTAAACGTAACCTTGAGCACAAGAAGCGTGATAATACTCCTGTACCTATGCTCTCTTTGGATTCCGATCAAGAAAATGTGTTCTTTTGCACTGATGAAGAACCTTATAAAGGGATATCTAAAG ATTATTTGGACCATGGTGACCAAGTGCTTACATGTCAGCTTTGTAGTGCAAAGTTATGGGCATCGGAAGGTGGAAAAGGTCGTTTAACTTTAAATAAGCTATGTTATGGTATGTGTTGTGGGTATGGTAAAGTTCAGCTACCGCCTTTAAAGGATGCACATCCGTCTTATCAAAATTTGTTTTCTTCCTCAAATCCAAAAAGCAAGTTCTTCCCGAAGAACATAAGACGATACAACTCTATGTTCTCTTTTACATCTATGGGTGGAAAGCTTGATTCTAATATCAACAAGGGCAATGCTCCATTTATATATCGTATCAGTGGCCAAAACTATCATTGCATGGGGAGTCTCAAACCTCCAGCTGGAAATGAAGCTAAGTTTTGTCAGCTATACATACATGATAATGAAAATGAAATAACAAACAGACAGGCATTCCTCAG CAAAAGAATCAAACCTTCATCGCCTGCTGATAAAGAACTTGATGTTGAAATGATAAAGTATTTGAGGGCTTTATTAGATTCacaaaatatgttggttaagacATATAGGATGGTCAGAAACCATTTTCACCAATCTCCAGATGCCAACCTTAGTCTTCGACTAATTTATAGAAGAGAAAAAGACGGCAGGACATATAACTTACCCACCACATCTGAAGTTGCTGCTTTGGTTGTCGGAGACATAGATAAAGCTATAGACCATCGTGATATTGTTGTCCAGACGCAGTCGGGAATGCTGCAGCGTATTAGCGAATTACACCCATCGTATCTTGCTCTTCAATATCCGTTACTTTTTCCATATGGTGATGATGGTTATAGAGTTGACATTCCTCATAGAGATTTTAT GTTGTTACAACAGTTTTTGGTTGATGCGTACACAATGATTGAGAGCGAAAGATTAAATTACATTCGTAGGCAACAAGCGAACCTTCGCTCTGAAACATTTGAGAATCTTCAAAAGTATAAATCTAAAGGTAAGGAAGTTTTAACAGATACTGGAAAGCCTGTTATACTTCCTTCTTCATTTACTGGTGGTGCCAGATACATGCAACAAAATTACCTCGATGCAATGGCCTTATGTAAGTG GAAGCTTGATTCCTTAATCAAAGATTTTAAGGATTCCAAGTATTTTGGTGAGATTAACGCTG ttgtttatACAGTAGAATTTCAAAAGCGTGGTCTTCCTTATGCACATATATGCTTATTCATGAAGGTCGATCACAAACTTCCAACCATTGATCATATAGATCCATTTATTTCTGCTGAGATTCCCGATAAAAAAGAAGATCATGAAGTTTATTCTCTTGTGACTGATTATATGATTCATGGTCCGTGTGGGAATGCTAATTTGAATTGTCCTTGCATGGTTGATAAAAGATGTTCAAAAAACTTTCTGAAGAAATTCACACCACATATAACTATTGATTCAAATGGTTTTCCTGTATACAGAAGAAGAGATTCAGGTCATACAGTTATAAAATCTGGTGTTAGATTAGACAACAGAAATGTTGTTCCTTATAACAAAAGGCTTTTGAAAAGATATCAAGCACACATTAATGTTGAATGGTGTAATCAAGCCGGTTCAGTGAAATATTTGTTCAAGTACATCAACAAAGGTCCTGATATGGCTACTACGGTAGTTTCTAGTGATACAAGTTCAACCATCAAAGAAAAGCCAAAAGACGAGATCAAGGAGTATTATGATTGTAGATATATTTCAGCTTGTGAGGCATCCTGGAGAATATTCTCTAATGAGGTTCACTATAGGTATCCTGTTGTTATGAGGCTTCCCTTTCATTTGCCCGGCCAACAGAATGTTGTGTATGGTGCTGATGACGATATTGATAATGTTTTAAGCAAGCCTTCTATTGCTTCTTCAATATTTATGCAATGGATGAAGTTGAACGAGACAAATAAAGATGCTAGAAAGCTGACTTATGTTGAGTTTCCTTCCAAATTTGTTTGGATACTTAAAGATAGATGTTGCCAGTGTGTTGGCCGGATTCATTCTGTATCTCCTGCTTTGGGTGAACCTTATTTTTTGAGGATACTACTGAATAAAGTTAAAGGACCTAGATCATTTGAGGAGATACGTACAGTTAACGGTCAATTATTCCCGACTTTTAGAGATGCTTGCTATGCGATGGGACTTTTAGATGATGACAATGAATACGTTGAGGCCATTAAAGAAGCAAGTTTTGAAGGACATGCTGGGTATCTTCGAGCGTTATTTGCTACCCTGCTTTTGTCAAATACTCTATCTCGGCCAGAATTTGTTTGGGAGAATACGTGGAAATACTTAGCTGATGATATTGTTTATAGACGTCAAAAAGAAACAAATATTTCAG GTTTAGTGCTTCCTGAACATCAGATTAAGAACCTTACTTTGTTGAAAATTGAAAACTATTTAATTTCCAATGGTTCATCATTATGA